The following are from one region of the Silene latifolia isolate original U9 population chromosome 9, ASM4854445v1, whole genome shotgun sequence genome:
- the LOC141602265 gene encoding uncharacterized protein LOC141602265, whose protein sequence is MGQLSVTNMTLQMADISLKNSMGILEDVPVRVGKYFISAEFVVMDVAKDDSRVPIILGRSFLHTTGVVIDVRDDSLTLRIRDDTITFILDKALKHPELEASCHMININDYNIDECSAFTTKIRRNSDGKSDGFFLPSDNLGN, encoded by the coding sequence atgggtcaactcaGTGTTACTAACATGACCTTGCAGATGGCTGACATATCTCTTAAGAACTCTatgggtatcttagaggatgtTCCAGTTAGAGTGGGGAAGTATTTTATTTCGGCTGAGTTTGTCGTAATGGATGTGGCTAAGGACGACTCCCGAGTCCCTATTATTCTTGGACGATCATTCCTTCACACAACAGGAGTggtcatagatgttagggatgaTAGTCTTACACTAAGGATTAGGGATGACACTATTACTTTTATTCTTGATAAAGCATTAAAGCATCCCGAGTTAGAAGCTTCATGTCATATGATTAACATTAATGATTATAATATTGATGAATGCTCTGCTTTCACTACTAAAATAAGACGGAATAGTGACGGGAAATCTGACGGTTTTTTTCTACCGTCAGATAATTTGGGAAACTGA